A single Candidatus Latescibacter sp. DNA region contains:
- a CDS encoding helix-turn-helix domain-containing protein, which yields MKPLHEELKELRLEKGVSLEDIYAVTKIRPALLEKLEEGDFTIAPEPFLRAFLREYAEAAGIDPDRVIARYENKASSIREEIRIERKKPEIMPTAPEAKQELSVPEKKNLSEKKPLKKTIPSEEKQIPRTETAPETVNEPETAVNVPVESPAPLPPLKVAFIDDDKPERPAGDRKETVHKYSRSSLDLEEPRSSQGLLFGIFIIIIIIAALIIIYVNGGGH from the coding sequence ATGAAACCCTTGCATGAGGAACTGAAAGAGCTCAGGCTGGAGAAAGGAGTCAGCCTCGAAGATATTTATGCGGTTACCAAGATAAGGCCGGCGCTCCTTGAAAAACTGGAGGAAGGAGATTTTACCATAGCGCCGGAGCCATTTCTCCGGGCTTTTCTCCGCGAATATGCAGAGGCAGCCGGCATCGACCCTGATCGGGTGATCGCCCGCTATGAAAACAAGGCATCAAGTATACGGGAAGAGATTCGAATAGAGAGAAAAAAACCGGAAATCATGCCAACGGCGCCTGAAGCCAAACAGGAATTATCTGTCCCGGAAAAAAAGAATTTATCCGAAAAAAAGCCGCTCAAAAAAACAATCCCTTCAGAAGAGAAACAGATACCCCGGACCGAAACAGCTCCTGAAACCGTCAATGAACCTGAAACAGCGGTAAACGTACCTGTCGAATCTCCTGCGCCTCTGCCTCCTTTGAAAGTAGCGTTCATAGACGACGACAAACCTGAGCGGCCGGCAGGCGACCGGAAAGAAACGGTTCACAAATACTCCAGATCGAGTCTTGATCTTGAAGAACCGCGTTCTTCACAGGGGCTTCTTTTCGGCATTTTTATTATCATTATCATCATCGCCGCCCTGATCATCATCTATGTAAATGGTGGAGGGCATTAA
- a CDS encoding Maf family protein: MNELILASKSPRRRELMKLLGHPFRSVTSHVEETAIPGETPSEHVVRLAVLKAREVGKQVGKGIVIGSDTIVVIDDVILGKPNSEEEAAEMLDLLQGRTHTVYTGFALFDPGNGALSTGFETTEVTMRRMNRNLIEKYIATGEPLDKAGAYGIQGYGAVIIPAIRGCYFNVMGLPLARIMEELYRFSGGRYGFFGNTGSHIHETLA, translated from the coding sequence GTGAACGAACTGATTCTCGCCTCGAAATCTCCACGGCGCCGTGAGCTGATGAAACTGCTCGGTCATCCCTTTCGCAGCGTGACCTCTCACGTGGAGGAGACAGCCATTCCCGGCGAAACACCGTCAGAGCACGTGGTTCGGCTTGCGGTGCTCAAAGCGCGCGAGGTGGGTAAACAGGTCGGAAAAGGAATAGTGATAGGCTCGGATACTATCGTGGTCATAGACGATGTTATCCTGGGGAAACCGAATTCGGAAGAAGAGGCGGCGGAAATGCTTGACCTTCTCCAGGGACGCACCCATACGGTGTATACCGGATTCGCTCTCTTCGATCCGGGGAATGGCGCTCTCTCGACCGGATTCGAAACTACCGAGGTTACCATGCGCCGGATGAACCGAAACCTCATCGAGAAATATATAGCGACCGGAGAACCGCTTGATAAAGCGGGAGCGTACGGAATTCAGGGTTACGGCGCAGTTATTATCCCAGCAATCCGGGGGTGTTATTTCAATGTGATGGGATTGCCTCTGGCCAGAATCATGGAGGAGCTGTACCGTTTTTCGGGGGGCAGATACGGTTTTTTTGGAAACACAGGGAGCCATATACATGAAACCCTTGCATGA
- the dtd gene encoding D-aminoacyl-tRNA deacylase, whose amino-acid sequence MIGLIQRVGRCSVAVDSQEVSSIGRGLLIFLGVHGDDTEHDLEILSRKCIGLRIFPDEEGKMNRSVLDCGGEIMVVSQFTLFGDIRRGLRPYFGEAAPPHKANDYYERFMGLLSESGIGVKGGVFGAHMLVDILNDGPVTISINTRDMV is encoded by the coding sequence ATGATCGGATTGATCCAGAGAGTAGGAAGATGCAGCGTAGCGGTTGATTCACAGGAGGTCTCTTCCATCGGCCGCGGTCTTCTGATATTTCTGGGGGTGCACGGCGACGACACGGAGCATGATCTTGAGATTCTCTCCCGGAAATGTATCGGCCTCCGGATTTTCCCTGATGAAGAAGGCAAGATGAACCGTTCGGTGCTCGACTGCGGGGGGGAGATCATGGTAGTCAGCCAGTTCACTCTGTTCGGCGATATACGGAGGGGGCTGCGTCCCTATTTCGGCGAGGCGGCGCCCCCCCATAAAGCGAACGATTACTATGAACGGTTCATGGGGCTTCTCTCCGAAAGCGGAATAGGAGTGAAAGGGGGTGTGTTCGGAGCGCACATGCTGGTCGACATACTCAATGACGGTCCGGTTACCATTTCCATTAACACGAGAGATATGGTGTGA
- a CDS encoding HU family DNA-binding protein — MTKEELVAKAAQDAGVPKAKAGKVLESVVESITGALAKGDKVSLVGFGTFSVSKRAAREGRNPATGKPIRIAATTVPKFKPGKKLKDAV, encoded by the coding sequence ATGACGAAAGAAGAGCTCGTTGCAAAGGCAGCTCAGGATGCAGGTGTCCCAAAGGCAAAAGCGGGGAAGGTTCTCGAATCGGTTGTCGAAAGCATCACCGGCGCCCTCGCGAAAGGTGACAAGGTCAGTCTCGTTGGTTTTGGCACATTCTCGGTATCTAAACGTGCGGCCCGTGAAGGGAGGAATCCAGCTACAGGTAAACCCATTCGTATCGCGGCTACTACTGTTCCGAAATTCAAACCGGGCAAGAAGCTCAAAGACGCTGTGTAA
- a CDS encoding putative LPS assembly protein LptD, translating into MSCHRIAPFLLPLLFPCTVFSQNAPPKPLQFPGFAITDSLEYRAKTIDYLYDKKRAFLNNNAIVKYFGRTLKSNNITYYQNYQYVSAEGKKDSTGALVETPVFVDTGGEELKGRKVEFNLKSEQGLVVEGKTKYDKGFMTFDRIKRVSSDTLYVSDGTYTTCDLKEDPHYYFAGRKMKFIVNDKLIIKPVTAYIRNIPVFWFPFYVFPISKGRQSGFLTPRYGSSRQNGRYLSNIGYYFVPSDYWDYQASAVVRETNGWLLKNWVNYNSRYAMSGSVFGSFENQSRLGTRQWIFRASHSQEISPTLQIVGDANFQSSNYSQLNSYNIYDRLNRDIRSSLSVSKRWQESGNSLTSNFSHEMNLDTKNTTAVLPSLRFRKPRALLFGTEKKEYQQRKYEKKAVKQEPEEKKWYNSIYYSFDADFQNTLNTAKSQGTFGSSQTGSSLSTFNRTMGMSTSLSSSNKFFGWLVTEPSLNVHENFTATDSDSTSRSYQRKDNVSLGLSAGTTVYGMFQPKIGNVVGLRHVISPSISYSLGKNRQYFSSDPRAFFRFDRNISRKDLVNNVNLNLRNIFQVKTVKGEKENKFDLFTLNFSTAMDFEANKKLSPLQTTLDFRPARFVATRLSSSHGFYHKDNRLHLFSPNLNNFNITTDVGITQQDLFFIGQSSRPTANSNVGRDDIDIAKVVPEEEKVSGITSSALVPFNVRFSHFFGVTRNTFGPKKYNITHNIKPDISFSPSQNTSVSYSLYYDLEAKQIITQRMLINRDLHCFEASLSWVPSGIQEGFYFKVNIKDLPDVKVEKRRGSSQLGY; encoded by the coding sequence ATGAGCTGCCATCGTATCGCCCCATTTCTGCTCCCTTTACTCTTTCCCTGTACCGTTTTTTCCCAGAATGCGCCACCCAAACCGCTACAGTTTCCGGGTTTTGCTATTACCGATTCGCTTGAGTACCGCGCAAAAACAATCGATTACCTGTATGATAAAAAAAGGGCGTTTCTGAATAATAACGCCATAGTGAAATATTTCGGGCGGACTCTCAAGAGCAACAACATCACGTATTATCAGAATTACCAGTATGTGAGTGCAGAGGGAAAAAAGGATTCAACCGGGGCGCTGGTGGAAACCCCCGTGTTCGTCGACACGGGCGGCGAGGAACTGAAAGGCCGCAAGGTCGAATTCAACCTGAAATCCGAGCAGGGGCTCGTTGTGGAGGGAAAAACGAAATACGACAAAGGATTTATGACTTTCGACCGTATTAAGCGTGTTTCCAGCGATACTTTGTATGTATCCGACGGTACATATACTACCTGCGATTTGAAGGAAGATCCCCACTATTACTTCGCCGGCCGGAAGATGAAGTTCATTGTGAACGACAAGCTGATCATCAAGCCTGTCACCGCCTATATCAGGAATATCCCGGTATTTTGGTTCCCGTTCTATGTCTTTCCCATCTCAAAGGGAAGGCAGTCCGGATTTTTAACCCCTCGATACGGCTCCTCACGGCAGAATGGAAGGTATCTCTCCAACATAGGATACTATTTCGTCCCATCGGATTACTGGGATTACCAGGCTAGCGCCGTGGTCCGTGAAACGAACGGCTGGCTTTTGAAGAACTGGGTAAACTACAATTCCCGCTATGCGATGAGCGGCTCGGTGTTCGGATCCTTTGAGAACCAGTCACGGCTCGGCACACGTCAGTGGATATTTCGGGCATCCCACTCCCAGGAGATTTCCCCCACCCTGCAGATCGTCGGGGACGCCAATTTCCAGAGCAGCAATTATTCCCAACTCAACTCGTATAATATCTACGATCGCCTCAACCGTGATATACGCTCCTCTCTTTCCGTCTCCAAGCGCTGGCAGGAGAGCGGCAACAGCCTGACTTCAAATTTCAGCCACGAAATGAACCTGGACACCAAGAATACCACCGCCGTACTTCCCAGCCTCCGATTCCGTAAACCTCGTGCGCTTCTATTCGGAACCGAGAAAAAAGAGTATCAACAGCGTAAATATGAGAAAAAAGCGGTAAAGCAGGAACCGGAAGAAAAGAAATGGTATAATTCCATATACTATTCGTTCGATGCGGATTTCCAGAATACCCTCAACACAGCCAAATCTCAAGGGACATTCGGTTCCAGTCAAACCGGTTCCTCGCTCTCTACCTTTAACCGCACTATGGGAATGTCCACAAGTCTTTCCAGCTCCAACAAATTCTTTGGGTGGCTGGTGACCGAGCCCTCGCTGAATGTACATGAAAATTTCACCGCCACCGACAGCGATTCCACTTCGAGAAGCTATCAGCGGAAGGATAATGTTTCCCTTGGCCTTTCGGCGGGCACCACCGTATACGGCATGTTTCAGCCGAAGATAGGAAATGTGGTAGGGTTAAGGCATGTCATATCCCCATCGATCTCCTATTCGCTTGGCAAGAACCGCCAGTATTTCTCGAGCGATCCGCGGGCGTTTTTCCGTTTCGATCGAAACATCTCCCGGAAAGACCTGGTGAATAACGTTAACTTGAATCTCCGCAACATTTTCCAGGTAAAAACCGTGAAAGGTGAAAAGGAGAACAAATTTGATCTTTTCACCCTGAATTTTTCCACCGCCATGGACTTTGAAGCGAACAAAAAACTCTCTCCCCTTCAGACCACTCTGGATTTCCGGCCGGCCAGATTCGTCGCCACCCGGCTCAGTTCATCCCACGGTTTTTACCACAAAGACAACCGCCTTCACCTGTTCAGCCCGAACCTGAACAATTTCAACATAACGACGGATGTTGGCATTACCCAGCAGGACCTCTTTTTTATCGGCCAATCATCACGGCCGACTGCAAACAGCAATGTCGGGAGGGACGATATAGATATCGCGAAGGTTGTTCCCGAAGAAGAAAAAGTATCCGGAATCACATCCTCCGCCCTCGTTCCGTTCAATGTGCGGTTTTCCCATTTTTTCGGCGTCACCCGCAACACCTTCGGACCAAAGAAATACAACATTACCCATAATATAAAGCCGGATATTTCATTTTCTCCGAGCCAGAATACTTCGGTTTCCTACTCCCTCTACTATGATTTAGAAGCGAAGCAGATCATCACGCAGCGGATGCTCATTAACCGTGATCTGCACTGTTTCGAAGCAAGCCTGTCCTGGGTGCCCTCCGGGATACAGGAAGGATTCTATTTTAAAGTGAATATAAAAGACCTTCCGGATGTAAAAGTCGAAAAAAGGAGAGGCTCTTCGCAGCTCGGATATTGA
- a CDS encoding secondary thiamine-phosphate synthase enzyme YjbQ, which yields MVQDFKINTRLRSEMVDVTEQVRKVLFSSGIKTGICQVFIPHTTAGITINENADPDVRADIIDALNRIVPWKNSYRHGEGNAAAHVKASLMGSSVTIPVKEGRLALGIWQCVYVCEFDGPRTRTVIVNTIG from the coding sequence ATGGTGCAGGATTTCAAAATAAATACCAGGCTGCGCTCCGAGATGGTGGATGTGACCGAGCAGGTACGAAAGGTACTCTTTTCTTCCGGAATCAAAACAGGGATATGCCAGGTATTTATTCCTCATACCACCGCCGGAATCACTATAAACGAGAACGCTGATCCCGATGTGCGGGCGGACATTATCGATGCCCTTAACCGGATTGTGCCGTGGAAGAACAGTTACCGTCACGGAGAGGGAAATGCGGCCGCGCATGTCAAGGCTTCTCTGATGGGTTCATCGGTCACCATTCCGGTAAAGGAAGGCCGGCTTGCTTTAGGGATATGGCAGTGTGTGTATGTATGCGAATTTGACGGTCCCCGCACCCGCACCGTTATTGTAAATACTATAGGATAG